DNA from Triticum aestivum cultivar Chinese Spring chromosome 7D, IWGSC CS RefSeq v2.1, whole genome shotgun sequence:
ggatctggatattcatgttggctcccacatgttccacgatgatctcatcggatgaaccacgatgttgaggattcaatgaatcccgtatacaatttcctttgtcaatcggtacgttacttgcccgagattcgatcgtcggtatcccaataccttgttcaatctcgttaccggcaagtcactttactcgtaccgtaatgcatgatcccgtgaccaaacacttggtcacattgagctcattatgatgatgaattaccgagtgggcccagagatacctctccgtcatacgaagtgacaaatcccagtctcgattcatgccaacccaactcGAGCTTCAGCATCAACGTCGACGTGGATCTTTTTTCGTTAATACACAAAGCTTACATATCATTTATTGATAGGTAGAAAGCGTACAATGTCAGGTATTACACCTAGGGGCATACACGACAAGACGACGTTAAATGCAATACCTGAGTAGGAAAAAAAATGGGGCTACTCAACCCATGTGACGGAAAATCAACCTATACCAACAATGTTGTGTAGCCCGTTGGCTCCGGCACGAGCCCGTAGTTGCACCTCCTGCCGGATGTTCTCGGTTAGGCGGCTGACGGAGGGGCGTAGCCCATCAAAGACGCAACCATTTATATGCTTCGAGAGCTCCCAGGTCGTGAGCAAGACTAGGGAGTTGAAGCCTTCGCGAGCACTCGTAGGGAGATCAACATCAACATCGATGTGGATCTGGCTGATGTCGACACTGAGATCGTCATGAACTCCTAGCTTGGCAAAGAGGCGACGATTTAGCAGAACTTTCGTCCAACATCTTGTGGACTTCCCTGATGGTCGCCGTGCACTGATCCTCAAGCTTGGGATCGATGTCATCATCGAAGCCATTCCGAAGCAGATCACAGATGCGCCTCCCTTTTGTTGTCAACTCCTTGATCGCGAGCAAACCTTGTGGCGGGTGTAGTGGCTGTGGCCCGGCAGTGCCAGGACATGTCTTTGAATACCAGATTGTTAGCACTACTAGTTAAGCTACGGGATCATAGCCATGGTGCATTGAATTCAAGATAGGGTTTGCATTTCAGAGGAATTCCACCCAACCTCCCTCACCTATGTTCTAAGATTACAAGCTGACTGAATGGCCTTTCTTCTCCGCCAAGTTCTCCTCTCTACGGCTAGCTAGTACCCATTCGCAGCCTACAAGCCGGGCTGGTGGACTAACGGCCCTCTTGGGCCGGGCCACCAGCCCATTTCCTTTGTTTGAATCCTTGTTTGCGGTTGGAGACCGGACAGTCCAATCCCGAGAttctcaaaaaggaaaaaagaaaagaaaaaaagacagtGTAATGCCCGTGGAAGGATGGTTTCTACGAAACAAGCGGAGATGATACCGCGCGCATGTTCAACGACCGGTCGAAGTCAACTTCTGGTGAATACGAAATATGAGTGGAGGCCGAGGCAGGTCCTATAGTCTCGTTTGAATGCTACCGCGATTTGCCCCTATTTTTCTGAAAGGGAACTGCAGAGGAAGATTTTTCTTAAAGCGAAAGCTTCACCCGTGAGCCGTGACAAACTGCACGACCTGGTTCTTCTTCAGATTCGTTTGGTGTGTGTGCTTGGTTCGATATTTTTGACTGTTCACTACTCGCTGATCATTTCAGCACCCTTTTACCCACGTACTGTTTGCACATCGTTGGATACGCACAGCCCACATGGTGGATGGCGACGGGAGatgattccacccacccacaccACCAAGCCAAGGTGAAACTTCCTTCACAGTTCATCCAAAAGAAATTCCCGACGGACCATTAAAAATGGACCACATTCCACAGACCAATTCTTCATCTCCGTGCACACTGAGAATGGATGGAACATTAAAAATGGACTAATTGATTCTTATACTATTTGTCTAAGTACATGATGCTAGTGCCACTCCTCGGTACGTACATTTCCCCGGCCGTATAAACTGCTTTTATACAGACGTAGTGATTCAGTCTCGCTCAGAGAAGAAGGAAAACCAGAGAGACGGAAGCTACAAAAGGCTAAAAAGGACGATCGCTACTACTACGATTCAGTACTTCAGGCGATGGCGACGGCTCGGGAGGCCGGCACCGGCGAGGGACGCAGGCGCGAGCTGAAGTTTCTGTGCCGGAAGGCGGCGTCCTCCGCATCGGCGTCGCCGTCCTTGCTGCCGCCGTCGTCGAAGTTGAGCGCGTAGCTGAGCGGGTTGTACGTGAACTCCCCCGCGGCCGCCACGCGTCGCCTCCACCTGGTCCTGCCGCCGCCAGTGTGTGGCCTCTCCGCGTCGCTGCTCAGCGACGACGGTGAGccgaagcagccgcagacggtggtCCGCAGCTTGTGGCGCAGCGAGGGCGGCGAgtagggcgaggaggaggaggactccacCGCGTCCATGGAGACTGCGCTCATCCATCCAGCGCTCATTCTGCATCCAACGGCCATCAATGATCAAAGTGAAAAAAACCAACACTTAGCAGTTTTTTGCTTGGAGACGCCCACACTAGTAGTTCTCTGTACACCGCTCTCACACTACTTCCGCATGCATACGTGTCGAGAATATGTCCGCATGCGGTACGAGAATCCGTCGAGTATCCACCCACGCCTACTTATGTATACAGAGAGGCATGTATTGATTCTTGATGCACTGTCATGGCCTGGTCTATTTTTGGATCAAGATCATTTTTCACTTCTCTAATGGGTGTCATACAGCTTGACCGCTCTGTGACCACCGCGGAGACGGCCGTGCAGACATCGCCGCTGTCTTGACGGCGAGCTCACCAAGATCGACGAGGAATGGTCGCTTAGCTACTGTTTCACCAACAGCGGCCGCGGCAAGGCCGCTCTCAGGGCTCCGAAGGCCATGTCGGTAGTGGCCGCGGCAGGCACACCACACAATGCAGTAAGGGAGGAGCGGCTCCTCCGCGAACGGCAAGCAGCGGTCGGACAAGGCTGTCGCGGCCCTCCGGCACTGTACCGCACTGGAGGGACCatgatgacaacgacgacgacACCGACGGAGACGGCGGTGCGGCGGGGCAGGGCGGTCATGCGTACGACCGACACAATGTCAGTCGCCGCTCCGCGTTCGCTAAGAGCAATGTGGCGCTGAACTGGGTCCGCTATGACCCAAACCTCGCCGCCGCATGGGCGCTCGACCGCTCCGAGACCACTGCGGAGATGTCTGTCCAGGCGCCGCCACTGCCTTGACGATGAGGAGTGCTCGCTTAGCAACTGCTTCGCCAATGCCGGTCGTGGCAAGGCTGCCACCAGGGCTCCGAAGGCCATGTCGGCAGTGGCCGCGGCAGGCACACCGCACGACGCAGCAAGAGCGGGGCGGCTCCTCCACGATGACGACGACGGCACCGATGGAACGGCGGTGCGCAGGGCAGGGCGGTCATGCGTATGAGGTGGTCGTCAGATATAGGATCTAGGGTTTTTAATTAAACGGTCGAAATATCGACCTGTTTATGTAAATTATATTCGAACTTGAATGGAATCCGCCGAATTGATCGAATTTCATGAGATTGGTTTGAATTGTTGGTCGGATGtatgcggctagcgttggatgCCGGCCTCTAGTATCCGTGTCGGCGGACTGATCTCACCTGTCCATGGACGGATGCGGAAGAATTTTTACGGGTTGCCGATGGAGATGCCCTAAATGCATGGCTGTTTCTTTTTAATGAGTGCATAGCTGTTGTTGCCAGTACAAAGAACTAGTACGTACTAGTATCCGCGGGAAAAAAAAAACTAGTACTAGTGCAGGCTACTAGGCGTTTGCATGCAATGGTCACTTGTGGCCGTTGGATGCTGAATGAGCGCTGGATGGGTGGCCGCACGTTACCGCGTGACTGCATAGAGGCATGTCACCTGATCCCTGTCCCTGGCTTGAGCTTGTAGGAGGTGGAGATGTGGGGAGAAGAGATTTGCTGTGTGAGTGAGGAGGTGGGGATTGGCAATTGCTGGAATGGATGGAGAAGGAAGGCCGGGTGAGGCGGGACTAAATAGAGGGAAGGGAAGAGGACGGATAATAacagggggcggcgacggcgtgaaTGGCGGGAGACGCGCACACAGACGGGGGGAAGCAAACTACCAAAGCCGCTGTCGCCGTAGCGCACGCGTGCGGTTAGACGGACGAAACGAGAGGGTGGTTCGGGGATTTCGCTTTCGCAGGTCCGGAGACGTTACTTGGACGGGACTAGTGAGCTGGACGATGGCAACGGTGGGTCGGGATGCTGACCAGTAGCAACGGTAACCATAGTGGCAGCTTAGCTGGCCGCTAATCTCAGACCTTCTTTATGTTGTACACACATCATTACAGGCTTTTCTTTTGTTAAGTAATCATGATCGGCTGTTGTCGTTTGCACTACATCACGTCAACCGTTAATCCGATAccccttttttctttctctttggaGATCAACATCTGATGCTCACGCATTTTTACGTTCTCATCACACACAAGAGAAAAGAACATGCATGATAGAAAGCACACGGCGGCCGAATCACGAATGGGATGCCAAACCTCCCGGCCGGGTGAAAGGTTTCGTATCGTACTGCCCACGCTGACGGACGGATAACAGACGGACAGGATTGAGGTAACTCTGCTCGGTCAAAGCATGCAGCTCGCCGTCTCCATGCAACCGCCGTCGGTTTGGTTCCCCTACCTTGCCCTCAACGCGCAACACCAACACAAGACGCAGGAGAGATGAGAGACATCCCGGGCGTGTTCCACGCGCACAATGCACATCTCATACAGTACAGAGCTTCAGTAGGGTAGCGCTAGGTTCAGGGTTGAGCACGTGATCGAAAGGCACTGCTACTTTCAGCTCGCGGACGTACGTACGTGGTGGCACCATCCATTCATTTCGATCTGACCTGATCAGTCCGGCCATAGTGCTGTGCCCGTTTAATAAATCAATCAATCACTCGATGCTCTTGCAAAGTCGAAGCAATACAATTTATTAACCTCAGCCACACCTTATTCCCATCCCGTGCTCTCGAGTACTACTAGACTACTAGCTAGTGGTATGCCCAGTTGCCCATGATCTATCTATCGGGATAAGGTCATAAGGACCGATTCGTCACACCATTTATCAACAAAACAAAGCGTCCCTCCCTTCCTTTGAGAGACAATCTAGGAGTATATATATTGTAAATAAAATTAACCAGCAGTCCACGGCAAAACCACACGCGATGGGCATTGCACCCATCCACCCATCACATACTTTGTTTAATTCCTCCACCTTGGACCTTGGTGCATATCTAATGGCAGTAGTTAACTTATTACGCTTTCTCCGTGCCTCACCAACGGGCCACGTCAACACCATTCACTGATGTACGTATAATAATAACCTAAAATCTAAAAAGCGGCCGGCCACTATCTAACAAAACGGGCGGCTAATTCCTGGCCGTTCGATCGCGCCAGCGATCGCGCCCAGATCCGCCAGGTGCCACCTGGTCTGGATTGGCCGCGCGCCGCGGTCGTGGGCGGTTGTCCATATCCGGACGTGGGCAGGCCCACCTGTAAATGCTAGAGGAGGGGAGTAGTGGGGGTCGTGGGCGGCGGTTTTCGAAATCCGTGCCTGAAATTCCTCGCCGCAGCGTGCTCTCTCCCCATTCTgtcttcgtcttcctccttgcgCATCCTCTCCACCGAACGGGGCGTCGCGGCGGAGTGCTCAGATCGGCGGCGGCCTGCGGGTGGTTCTCCTCGCGGGGGAATCGCTGGTGCTCCTCGCCGTCGGAGGTATGCTCGCGCCTCCACTTCTA
Protein-coding regions in this window:
- the LOC123165158 gene encoding uncharacterized protein; this translates as MDAVESSSSSPYSPPSLRHKLRTTVCGCFGSPSSLSSDAERPHTGGGRTRWRRRVAAAGEFTYNPLSYALNFDDGGSKDGDADAEDAAFRHRNFSSRLRPSPVPASRAVAIA